Genomic window (Tautonia rosea):
ATCGGACCGATCCTGGCACGTCCTGCCGCAAACATTCGTCGGACGAGACGGAGCCTGGGAATCGAGTGAACTCTCACCCCCCCCAACTTTGCGTAAAGGCGAGAAAGGGGGGGTTATCGAACGACACCATCCTCCGGACATCGACACAGGAAACATGATCGTTTGGGAATCTGCCGGGGAGGGATAACCGTGACCGGGTGATGGGCCAGGCTGAGCCGGTCGATCAGCCAGGAGTGGTCGTACGACGCCTGATCGAACGGGCTGCGCGTCATGATTTCCCGGGCGATGAATCGGCTCGCTGGGTTGCCAATCCGAATCAAGGGGTAGTGCTCCCGGCCGAACACGGAATCGCACGCGGCGACAGCGTGGATACAGTCGCTGATCAACAGGTTCGCCGGTGTGCTGATCGCTCGGTACTGGGCCGCGCCACTTTCGAGCGTTTGCTTCACCAGAATCGACCGTTCATAGACGCTCGGGTTGATGAGAAACGGCCCCCAGGCGGTGATCCGCTGGTTCGACGCTCGGACGGCGGCAATGGTCTCATACAGTCCAAGATTGATTCCGGGCTCGGGCTTTGGGTTCCAGACCTTCACATCAAGTGTGGCAGGAAGCCAACTGATGGTGTGATGCTGAATCTGCCAGCCGGCCGGGTCTGAGCCGTACCCCTCTGCGCGGATGAACGTTGCCCAGGTGTGAGTATAGCGCAGCAGCTTGGGGCGAGACTGAGAGCCGAAGATCACGACGTAATACTGTTCGTCGGCGGCGGACTGGCTGATCCCTCCGCAGAACAGGAGAGCCAGAAGCACGCACGAACCCCGCACTCCGTTGCGCAATCGCATGATTCCGGGCCTCCGTGCCGGGGTATTCCGCATCGCATTCGATCGAATCCAGAAATACGTTCGGCCTGTCGGGATTCGTACGCGCTCTCAAACCACAGGCAGCTTCGAGACCACGATCGGGAGCATCGATTGTGTGGATCGTGATGCCGCGAGAAGGCAAGAGGCTGGTGGCTTAGCGGAAAGGATCGCCGGATCGAGTCTGGCGTGAGGCCCAGCCGAGTTGCAGCGGCAACTCGCCGCCCTGCTCGGCTCGTGACCGGAAGGCAAGACCGAAGAAGATGCCCGCGGCCGCCCCCCCGACGTGCGCTGCATAGGCCACGCCGCCCCCCTGACCGGCGGTCGAGAGGTCGCCGATCCCGAGCACCAGTTGCATTACGATCCAGAGGCCGATGACGAGCGAGGCCGGCATCGTGGTGATAACCCGGCCCAGCAAGACGCGCACGCGGTTCTGTGGGAACCAGACGAGATACATTCCCATCACCCCCGAGATCGCACCCGACGCCCCGAGGCTGGGGATCATCGAATCCGGCCCGATCGCCACGTGCGAGAGGCTCGCCACCAGGCCGCACCCTAGATAGACCAGCAGATACCGGATGTGACCGAGCGATTCCTCGACGTTGTCGCCGAAGATCCAGAGATACAGCATGTTGCCGCCCAGGTGGGCCAACCCGCCGTGCATGAAGATTGACGAGAACAGGGTGAGCCAGACCGGAAACGGCACCGGCCCTTGCGGCAAGACCTCCTCGCGCTCCTCGACGCGGACGTTGCCGAACGCGTCGGGCACCTCAACCTCAACGGCCAGCGTGACCGGCTCGGTCAGATCGGTATTCCGGGTGATCTCGTACGGGGTGGCCGCGTAGGAAATCGTGAACTGCTCCGGCAGGCTCGACTGGAGCACGAACACGAGGATGTTCGCGGCGATCAACGCATAATTGACCCAGGGGAGAATCCGGGTCGGGTGCATGTCCCCCAGCGGCATGACCATCGGGCTGGTCCCTCTCGGCGGAGAAGCGCAAGGCGAGGCGGCCCCGACCAATCGACGCCAGCCACCGCGCCGATTGTGACGAGCACGGGCACCGCACACAAGATGGTGGGGTGCCCGTGGGATTGCCAGAGGTCGAGCCTTCGGATCAGATCAGCTCATGGATCGGCTCGGGGTCGTCGAGCACCGAGACCGGGCGGTTGAGCTGGTCGAGCACCTGCAAGTGCGGGTCGATTCCGAGGACGTGGTAGATCGTCGCGTGCAGGTTCGACGGCGTGATCGGGCGATCGTGCGGGAACTGACCGAGGCGGTCGGTCGAGCCGACCAGTTGCCCACCCTTCACGCCGCCACCGCCGAGGAGGCAGAACATGGCGTTCCCCCAGTGGTCGCGGCCTGGCGTTCCCATGCTGCCGGGAGGCCCGCCATTGCCGCCGTCGTTCATCTTCGGCGTTCGGCTGAACTCGCCGCAGAGCATCACCAGGGTCGAGTCGAGCAGGCCGCGCTGGTGCAGATCATCAAAGAGGGACGAAACGAGCGAGTCGACCATCGGCAGGTAGCGGTTCATCCCCGCTTCGAGATCCCAATGATGATCCCAGCCGCCCAGGTGGACAGTGACGAACGTCACGCCGGCCTCCACCAGGCGACGGGCGAGCAGGGTGCTTTGTCCCCACGAGTGGCGGCCGTAGCGGTCGCGAAGCCTCGGGTCTTCCTTGCTGATGTCGAACGCCTCGCGAGCGGCCGGGCCGGTCACGAAGTCAAACGCCTGCTCGGTGAACTGATCGACCGAGGTATCGACGGGCAGGGCATCGCGCTGCCGCAGGGCGTCGTCGAGCCGCTGACGCAGGGCGCGGCGGTCTTCGAGACGGTCAATGCTCATGCCGGCCTTGAGCGTCAGGTCGCCGACGGTGTAATTAGCTGCGTTCGGGTCGCCGCCCGGCTGGTACGGGTCGTACTGCATGCCGAGCAGGTTGCCGCCGAAGTACCCCGGATTCAGGCCGACGCTGCTGGCGATGGGAACCGACGCATACGCGGGCATCCCTGACTTGCGGGGGCCGACCTCGCGCGCCACGATTGACCCGAGCGACGGGAACTTCGAGGTCGTGTTTGCCCCCGACACCCCCATGTCCTTCGTCGTCAGAATGCGATGCGCCCCGGCGAAGTGGTCGCCGGTATCGTGATGAAGCGACCGGACGATCGAGAACTTATCAGTGTGCTGAGCCTGCTTCGGGAACAGCTCGGTGATCTCGAACCCCGGAACGACCGTCGGAATCGGCTTCCAGATGCCCCGGTACTGCTCGGGGGCCTCCGGCTTCATGTCGTACATGTCCATGTGACCCGGCCCGCCATCGAGCCAGATCAAGATGACCGACGTCTCCTTCTTCGGCATTCCTCGCTGGACCGAGGCGTCCCGAGCCGCCAGCAGACCCGGCAAGCCGACACTGGCCATCCCGGCCACGCCCAGTTGCAGGAAGCTCCGCCGGCTCACGCGATCGCAGTATGATCCCGCCGATCCGAGGTCGATGCGCACGGTGCCACCCTCCTTGAACCGCTTCGGGATTGCTCCGACCGCCGGGGCACCTTCGACCCAGCCTTGGCGATCACCCCACTCCCGAATTCCGCGGTCCTCGAACCTTGTGTTTCGATCCTACCGGCGAGACGCCTTTGCCCCGCGATGGATTCCGGATTTGCCCTATCTTGATCGTCCCCTTCGAAAAAATTCAACACTGATCCGATCCTTCTTCAAAAAATCGACACGGGGCCATTCGGAGATCAACCGTTCTGAACGGCGGGGGATCGGCACCGGCTTGACCCTCCCTGCGAGGCCGGTCAAGGTAATGCCTCGGCAGCGCGTTCCCCGATCGCTGACGGCGAGCCGGTCTTCGCCCTCGGTCGGGAGACGATCCGGGAGCGACGTAATGCGAACCAACAGAGGGGTCCGGCGGGCGAGCGTTCGAGGGGCAGTGCGGCCATTGGCCTGGCTGATCGCCGTTGGGCTCGGCTCGTCGATTCAGGGAGCCGACGACGAGAACGCGACCGCTGCGCCGAGGGTTCTTGAACACGTCGTCGTGTACCAGGAGCCGGGACGTTTCGCCGGCTGGCCGGCCAATCACGGCATGTGGTCGTGGGGCAATGAGGTGCTCGTCGGTTTCAGCCGAGGGTTTTACAAGGACCTGGGCGACCGGCACCACATCGACCGCGAGAAGCCGGAGGAGCATCTGTTCGCCCGCAGCCTCGACGGCGGCAAGACCTGGGCGGTCGAGGTCCCGCAGCCTCCGGGCGTTCTGGTGGGCACCCCCGGCATGAGGCACGGCGTTATCCCTCCCGACGTTCCCAAGAAGCCACTCACCGACCTAACCGAGCCAATCGACTTCACCCACCCCGACTTCGCCATGACCCTGCGCATGGCCGACGCCAATGGTGGCGTCTCCTGGTTCGCGTATTCCTACGACCGCGGCCGAACCTGGCGGGGGCCGCATCCGTTGCCTCTGTTCGGCCAGCCGGGAGTGATGGCGAGGACCGATTCCATCATCAACGGCCCGCGCGATTGCCACATCTTCGCCACCGCCTCGAAGCAATCCAACGGCCGCGAAGGCCGCCCCTTCTGCGCTCGGACGCGCGACGGCGGCCTGACCTGGGAGTTCCTCTCGTTCATCGGTCCCGAGCCCGACGACGGCTATGCCATCATGCCCGGCACCGTACGTGTCGGCCCGACCGACCTGGTCACGACGATCCGCGTGCGCGACTCGGAGCGAAGCTGGATCGACGCCTACGCCTCCCTCGACGACGGCCAATCGTGGACGTATCTTGGTGAGCCGGAACCCAGCCTCGGGGCCGGGAATCCGCCGAGCCTCGTCCGATTGCCCGACGGCCGACTCGCCCTCATCACCGGCCACCGCGCCGAGCCGTACAGCATCCGGGCCCGCCTGAGCCAGGACAACGGCCGGACCTGGTCCGATCCCATCACCCTCCGCGACGACGGCGGCGGCACCGACATCGGCTACGTCCGCTCGGTCGTCCGGCCCGATGGCACGATCCTCTCGGTCTACTACTATCACGACCAAACCGGCCCCGATCGCTACCTCGCCGGGACGATCTGGGACCCGGGGAAACCAGAAGACTCGCCACTGATCAACGAAAGAGCTGGTCGTCGATGAGGCATCGGCCAAGGGTGTCGTAGGTTCGGACGATCGCCGGGCGGTCGGGCTCGGGGCCAACGGCATCAACGATGCGACGGGCAAGCGGGCCGCGATCAAGGATCAACTCCAGCGGCGCTTTCGCTTCGGAGATCAGCCTCGACTCATCGCCGAGTGAGGTGACGACGTGTTGCCAGAGCCCTCGGGCGTCGATCGTCGTGCCGAGTCCGAAGCAAT
Coding sequences:
- a CDS encoding rhomboid family intramembrane serine protease; translated protein: MVMPLGDMHPTRILPWVNYALIAANILVFVLQSSLPEQFTISYAATPYEITRNTDLTEPVTLAVEVEVPDAFGNVRVEEREEVLPQGPVPFPVWLTLFSSIFMHGGLAHLGGNMLYLWIFGDNVEESLGHIRYLLVYLGCGLVASLSHVAIGPDSMIPSLGASGAISGVMGMYLVWFPQNRVRVLLGRVITTMPASLVIGLWIVMQLVLGIGDLSTAGQGGGVAYAAHVGGAAAGIFFGLAFRSRAEQGGELPLQLGWASRQTRSGDPFR
- a CDS encoding DUF1501 domain-containing protein translates to MRIDLGSAGSYCDRVSRRSFLQLGVAGMASVGLPGLLAARDASVQRGMPKKETSVILIWLDGGPGHMDMYDMKPEAPEQYRGIWKPIPTVVPGFEITELFPKQAQHTDKFSIVRSLHHDTGDHFAGAHRILTTKDMGVSGANTTSKFPSLGSIVAREVGPRKSGMPAYASVPIASSVGLNPGYFGGNLLGMQYDPYQPGGDPNAANYTVGDLTLKAGMSIDRLEDRRALRQRLDDALRQRDALPVDTSVDQFTEQAFDFVTGPAAREAFDISKEDPRLRDRYGRHSWGQSTLLARRLVEAGVTFVTVHLGGWDHHWDLEAGMNRYLPMVDSLVSSLFDDLHQRGLLDSTLVMLCGEFSRTPKMNDGGNGGPPGSMGTPGRDHWGNAMFCLLGGGGVKGGQLVGSTDRLGQFPHDRPITPSNLHATIYHVLGIDPHLQVLDQLNRPVSVLDDPEPIHELI
- a CDS encoding sialidase family protein is translated as MRTNRGVRRASVRGAVRPLAWLIAVGLGSSIQGADDENATAAPRVLEHVVVYQEPGRFAGWPANHGMWSWGNEVLVGFSRGFYKDLGDRHHIDREKPEEHLFARSLDGGKTWAVEVPQPPGVLVGTPGMRHGVIPPDVPKKPLTDLTEPIDFTHPDFAMTLRMADANGGVSWFAYSYDRGRTWRGPHPLPLFGQPGVMARTDSIINGPRDCHIFATASKQSNGREGRPFCARTRDGGLTWEFLSFIGPEPDDGYAIMPGTVRVGPTDLVTTIRVRDSERSWIDAYASLDDGQSWTYLGEPEPSLGAGNPPSLVRLPDGRLALITGHRAEPYSIRARLSQDNGRTWSDPITLRDDGGGTDIGYVRSVVRPDGTILSVYYYHDQTGPDRYLAGTIWDPGKPEDSPLINERAGRR